In Penicillium psychrofluorescens genome assembly, chromosome: 5, a single window of DNA contains:
- a CDS encoding uncharacterized protein (ID:PFLUO_007539-T1.cds;~source:funannotate) — MWCHLHSTEFGGQSSHSRLDSGPSAGFLRQNQPTQGRGPLNNGGAGGFARNHPYSSYNSRGGVRTGSVAHAHAGKQDPNLHNNRRANYFSSSRSRTPRQVHAYSQGQQQQQFNQQPLNGPDLPNQSRRRRGARNRRRRQTTSPQAQGFNFNHINNNSNSNRRRTQSEPWNHDVEMLDVPLVVEPDEDVIMEDAPPLVSLISAPDPRFQALAFSAAAMHELANHIRQIAQQGNY; from the exons ATGTGGTGCCACTTGCATTCTACAGAGTTCGGCGGACAGTCCTCACACTCCCGTTTGGACAGCGGTCCTTCGGCTGGATTCCTTCGCCAAAACCAACCCACTCAAGGCCGGGGACCGTTGAACAACGGAGGCGCTGGTGGCTTTGCCCGCAATCACCCTTACTCCTCCTATAACTCTCGCGGCGGCGTCCGGACGGGATCGGTT GCGCATGCCCACGCTGGCAAACAG GACCCTAACTTGCACAACAATCGGCGAGCCAACTATTTCTCCTCAAGTCGTTCGCGAACGCCTCGCCAGGTTCATGCCTACTCTCAAggccagcaacagcagcagttCAACCAGCAACCGCTGAATGGTCCCGATCTTCCTAACCAAAGTCGGAGACGCCGCGGGGCACGCAATCGCCGGCGCCGCCAAACAACG TCGCCCCAGGCTCAAGGATTTAACTTCAACCACATTAATAACAACTCCAACTCaaaccgaagaagaacacaaTCCGAGCCTTGGAACCACGACGTTGAAATGCTTGACGTACCTCTTGTCGTTGAGCCTGACGAAGATGTGATTATGGAAGACGCTCCTCCACTTGTCTCTCTAATTTCTGCTCCTGATCCT CGATTCCAAGCCCTGGCATTCAGTGCAGCCGCGATGCATGAGCTC GCGAACCATATTCGTCAAATTGCCCAGCAAGGCAATTACTAG
- a CDS encoding uncharacterized protein (ID:PFLUO_007540-T1.cds;~source:funannotate), with protein MAAPNDTSGVREADYERFKHYAALTFLVASPVLIALPPRKLDHLTVLLTGAFCASANHITRERTGRSIIDRLEARVTSSSSPRPRASPGMFSDLPSNRAEEIQARLRAARDAQLRDAGLTTEEIEKLKARQQQDKGVVQRVWMGNETEGWKERRLREEQKALDEGKGYGDLIKEHIWDVWTWGGKDGSEAENDEKKD; from the coding sequence ATGGCCGCCCCCAACGACACTTCGGGCGTGCGTGAGGCCGACTACGAGCGATTCAAGCACTACGCCGCGCTGACCTTCCTCGTGGCGTCCCCAGTGCTGATCGCTCTCCCACCCCGCAAACTCGACCACCTCACCGTCCTCCTGACCGGCGCATTCTGCGCTTCCGCCAACCACATCACCCGCGAACGCACGGGGCGCAGCATAATCGACCGACTCGAAGCCCGCGTaacctcttcctcctccccgcgTCCTCGGGCATCTCCCGGCATGTTCAGCGATCTGCCCAGCAATCGCGCAGAGGAGATCCAGGCGCGTCTGCGCGCGGCCCGGGATGCGCAGCTCCGCGATGCTGGCCTTACCACGGAGGAAATTGAGAAGCTGAAGGCGAGACAGCAGCAGGATAAAGGAGTTGTGCAGCGAGTTTGGATGGGGAATGAGACGGAGGGGTGGAAGGAGCGCCGTTTGCGCGAAGAGCAGAAAGCGCTGGATGAGGGGAAGGGGTATGGAGATTTAATTAAGGAGCATATTTGGGATGTATGGACATGGGGGGGAAAGGATGGATCGGAGGCGGAGAatgatgagaagaaggacTGA
- a CDS encoding uncharacterized protein (ID:PFLUO_007541-T1.cds;~source:funannotate): MAPSAIEEHPPIQRVPVKAWNRPAPTGEKLDWAPLVQIDLSRFDEPGGKQELAKQLYDAVTRVGFWVVVGHGLDEDRVLRQFSLGNAFFKEPLEEKRSFPCNFAEGEYFGYRENSRWVGDTGVKENIEMLNVPKAIPAWDGVPKHRIVRQNYDEIASFHRDLFDNVIRKLFVLMAIILELPEDYLVNAHAYDQLSDDHLRYMIYNTRTQEEWDKAQGYSKGGHTDFGSLTLLFSQHVAGLQIRTPEGEWKWVKPVDGGITCNAADTLSFLTNGFIKSTIHRVVTPPKDQLDIARLGLLYFCRPGDHTIMRTVPSPVLDRLGMLSEEDKNPSKPAPTGTEYVRARVKDVHHKTVLDRRENTSFEFKGLKVQNYYA; encoded by the exons ATGGCCCCATCCGCCATCGAAGAGCACCCCCCCATCCAAAGGGTCCCAGTCAAAGCATGGAACCGCCCCGCGCCTACCGGGGAGAAGCTTGATTGGGCTCCATTGGTGCAAATTGACCTGTCCCGGTTCGACGAACCGGGCGGAAAGCAAGAGCTTGCAAAGCAACTATACGATGCTGTGACAAGGGTCGGTTTCTGGGTTGTAGTTGGCCACGGACTTGACGAAGATCGCGTCCTGCGTCAATTCAGTCTCGGTAATGCGTTTTTCAAAGAGCCCCTCGAGGAGAAGCGAAGCTTCCCTTGCAACTTTGCTGAGGGCGAATATTTTGGTTACCGTGAGAACTCGAGGTGGGTTGGAGATACGGGGGTCAAAGAGAATATCGAAATG CTCAATGTTCCCAAAGCAATTCCTGCATGGGATGGTGTGCCTAAACACCGGATCGTTCGTCAGAATTATGATGAGATCGCGAGCTTCCATCGTGATCTGTTCGACAATGTGATCAGGAAGTTGTTTGTCTTAATGGCAATTATTCTCGAATTGCCCGAAGACTACCTGGTCAATGCCCATGCCTATGACCAGCTTTCCGACGACCACTTGCGATATATGATCTACAACACTCGGACTCAAGAGGAATGGGACAAGGCACAGGGCTACTCCAAGGGTGGGCATACCGACTTTGGCAGCTTGACATTGTTGTTCTCGCAGCATGTTGCCGGATTGCAGATCCGGACTCCCGAAGGAGAATGGAAATGGGTGAAGCCCGTTGACGGCGGGATTACCTGCAATGCTGCCGACACCTTATCCTTCCTGACTAATG GCTTCATCAAATCCACGATCCATCGTGTTGTCACACCTCCGAAAGATCAGCTCGACATTGCTCGCCTTGGGTTGCTCTATTTCTGTAGGCCGGGGGATCATACCATAATGAGGACGGTGCCATCGCCTGTGCTGGACCGTCTTGGTATGCTTAGTGAAGAAGACAAGAATCCAAGCAAACCTGCCCCTACGGGAACTGAATATGTTCGAGCTCGGGTGAAGGATGTGCATCATAAGACTGTGCTTGATCGTCGGGAGAACACCTCGTTTGAGTTCAAGGGGCTGAAGGTGCAGAATTATTATGCTTAG
- a CDS encoding uncharacterized protein (ID:PFLUO_007542-T1.cds;~source:funannotate): MGNMTSGKDDDRVSTTSVTSSPPNEISRENSDIDYHAKLEKRVLRKIDFWLVGFYSLVYIFRVIDSNNYANAAIINLEAGTGIKKELGFSPSQWSWTQSIFSYSYLIFEPSNTILLKSFKPSTWMFVLILSWGICACAAGAAQSFPGMMCVRFAIGMAEAGFYPAVLYHMAFWYKPSELPWRIALFYSLGQVSGALSGLLAYAISFADGAGGLSGWRWLFIIEGLPAIVLSFVALFGLPDYPETARMLTEEERAFLHGRLASSAPSGKDKSWDWAGVKALFSSPTLYTFSIYWIGHGIGGFGVQYALPTVIYELGFSSTALSQLMNIPPYVACFFFLNALGYLLHRGWIRPWTTAVAIESTIIICYIILITVPNSVVKYVALIVATACAGSAYPVIWPERIRDLEGTVAAGIGIGATNAMAQFSGIAGPQIYSTVFGPTYRVSFIICLCFLCAAISGVLASWFFVWRKDRKHDRLGRARGAERA; encoded by the exons ATGGGCAATATGACATCCGGCAAGGATGACGACCGGGTCTCTACCACCAGCGTgacttcatctccacccAATGAAATCAGCCGTGAGAATTCCGATATCGACTATCATGCCAAACTCGAGAAGAGGGTTCTGCGAAAGATCGACTTCTGGCTCGTGGGCTTCTACTCCCTTGTCTACATCTTCCGGGTGATTGACTCGAACAACTACGCCAACGCCGCGATCATCAACCTGGAAGCCGGCACAGGGATTAAGAAAGAGCTCGGGTTCAGCCCCTCGCAATGGTCCTGGACGCAATCCATCTTCTCGTACAGCTACCTCATCTTCGAGCCATCCAACACGATCCTTCTCAAGAGCTTCAAGCCCTCAACATGGATGTTCGTCCTGATCTTGTCCTGGGGGATCTGTGCCTGCGCAGCGGGTGCAGCCCAGAGCTTTCCGGGGATGATGTGCGTGCGGTTCGCAATTGGAATGGCTGAGGCGGGGTTCTACCCAGCTGTGCTCTACCACATGGCATTCTGGTACAAGCCATCCGAGCTGCCCTGGCGAATCGCCCTCTTCTACTCTCTCGGCCAGGTATCCGGCGCATTGAGCGGGCTGCTCGCATACGCCATCAGCTTCGCGGATGGGGCCGGCGGACTATCAGGCTGGCGGTGGCtgttcatcatcgaaggCCTGCCGGCCATTGTCCTGTCTTTTGTGGCGCTGTTCGGTCTTCCAGATTACCCCGAGACCGCCCGCATgttgacggaggaggagcgagCGTTCCTCCATGGCCGTCTCGCCTCCTCGGCGCCCTctggaaaagacaaaagcTGGGATTGGGCCGGTGTGAAAGCGCTTTTCAGTAGTCCTACGCTTTACACATTTTCAATCTACTGGATCGGGCACGGTATCGGTGGGTTTGGGGTGCAGTATGCTTTGCCTACCGTCATTTACGAACTTGGGTTTAGTTCGACGGCTTTGTCCCAGCTGATGAATATT CCTCCCTACGTCGCatgctttttctttttaaaTGCCCTCGGGTATCTGCTACATCGAGGGTGGATCAGACCGTGGACCACAGCAGTTGCGA TCGAAAGCACGATCATTATCTGCTACATCATTCTGATCACAGTTCCCAACTCAGTGGTCAAATATGTGGCTCTGATCGTCGCGACTGCATGTGCCGGGTCTGCATATCCGGTCATCTGGCCAGAGCGGATCCGCGATCTGGAGGGCACGGTGGCCGCGGGGATTGGGATTGGGGCAACGAATGCCATGGCGCAGTTTAGCGGGATTGCGGGACCTCAGATATACAGCACGGTGTTTGGGCCGACGTATCGCGTGTCCTTCATCATCTGCCTGTGCTTCCTTTGTGCGGCTATCTCGGGTGTGCTGGCTTCGTGGTTTTTTGTCTGGCGGAAGGATCGGAAGCATGATCGGTTAGGCCGGGCTAGAGGGGCAGAACGTGCCTGA
- a CDS encoding uncharacterized protein (ID:PFLUO_007543-T1.cds;~source:funannotate), translating to MFGFNLFSSKKESAPEATWDANTATVQNQQPTSPEAPSTERVITEQPNSQENMMKLRGGGAGDICCGVCAGLLCFECCEDCC from the exons ATGTTCGGCTTCAACCTCTTCTCTTCCAAGAAGGAATCCGCTCCCGAGGCTACCTGGGACGCCAACACTGCTACCGTGCAGAACCAGCAGCCGACTTCCCCGGAAGCGCCCTCCACCGAGCGCGTCATCACCGAGCAGCCC AACTCCCAGGAGAACATGATGAAgctgcgcggcggtggtgccggtgACATCTGCTGCGGCGT CTGCGCCGGTCTGCTCTGCTTCGAGTGCTGCGAGGACTGCTGCTAA
- a CDS encoding uncharacterized protein (ID:PFLUO_007544-T1.cds;~source:funannotate), with translation MASSKVVCSFKGCSQDFDSEKAMRAHKMYDPKHEYCAKCNMDFSDRTEYYIHRIMSNKHFMCPICTVEFRSGTGREIHIQNNHKRAQNITCAGCKGSFTSAASLIVHIERNECDGITFARLTQEQARRSLINATLKKEPTAAVPLAPWVSSTATNTDDQDGGVRLNINAATSEDDAAALSQQDWPALTPMKAEPKPKQKPAVPAFTLPIRLAKPDLTPDPVTADNFTFTLPIRSGRLDPATKPVTTTSAKLPTDPVVAVKDEQNEPLTPSLPTGPDDLISFDDDPISAKGGNTAFGTNRRAVREGTFGIGDVQPISLILNKNARWDASKFFDKEMGRYICNCGHAFARKDDFETHIVTERENRERDVCPKCHKTFNSTSALISHMESIRSRCGMRAYADFGHALDEATGGLIQVDAFNADGTPHMVSRALDHAETTTIGTDLSKPTPLLQ, from the exons atggCCTCCTCCAAGGTCGTCTGCTCCTTCAAGGGCTGCTCGCAGGACTTCGACTCCGAGAAGGCCATGCGAGCCCACAAGATGTACGACCCGAAGCACGAGTACTGCGCCAAATGCAACATGGATTTCAGCGACCGCACCGAGTACTACATTCACCGCATCATGAGCAACAAGCACTTCATGTGCCCGATCTGCACGGTCGAGTTTCGCAGCGGCACGGGTCGCGAGATCCATATCCAGAAC AATCACAAGCGCGCTCAGAACATCACCTGCGCGGGCTGCAAGGGTAGTTTTACGTCTGCTGCTAGTCTGATCGTGCACATCGAGCGCAACGAATGCGATGGGATCACCTTTGCTCGTCTGACACAGGAACAGGCTCGCCGGTCCCTGATCAACGCTACCCTCAAGAAGGAACCGACAGCTGCTGTCCCGCTTGCACCATGGGTTTCCTCGACTGCCACCAACACTGATGACCAGGACGGCGGCGTGCGTCTCAACATCAACGCAGCCACCAGCGAAGacgacgccgccgccctcTCTCAACAGGATTGGCCTGCTCTCACTCCCATGAAAGCCgagccgaagccgaagcaaAAGCCCGCCGTTCCAGCTTTCACTCTGCCCATCCGACTTGCGAAGCCTGATCTTACCCCCGACCCTGTTACCGCTGACAACTTCACCTTCACTCTGCCCATCAGGTCGGGAAGGCTTGATCCTGCCACCAAACCAGTCACCACTACTTCTGCGAAATTGCCCACTGACCCTGTGGTGGCAGTCAAGGACGAGCAGAACGAGCCACTCACCCCAAGCCTCCCAACCGGGCCCGACGACCTGATCTCCTTCGACGACGATCCCATCTCTGCAAAGGGCGGCAACACGGCTTTCGGCACGAACCGCCGCGCCGTGCGCGAGGGTACCTTCGGCATTGGCGATGTCCAGCCCATCAGCTTGATCCTCAACAAGAATGCCCGCTGGGACGCATCCAAGTTCTTCGACAAGGAGATGGGCCGGTACATCTGCAATTGCGGACATGCTTTTGCGCGCAAGGACGATTTCGAGACGCACATTGTGACGGAGCGCGAGAATCGGGAGCGCGATGT CTGCCCCAAGTGCCACAAGACCTTCAACTCCACCTCCGCCCTCATCAGCCACATGGAATCCATCCGTTCCCGCTGCGGCATGCGCGCGTACGCAGACTTCGGACACGCCCTCGACGAAGCGACTGGAGGACTGATCCAGGTCGATGCCTTCAATGCGGATGGCACGCCGCATATGGTTTCTCGCGCGCTGGATCATGCGGAGACGACGACTATCGGCACGGATCTGAGCAAGCCCACGCCTCTTCTGCAGTGA
- a CDS encoding uncharacterized protein (ID:PFLUO_007545-T1.cds;~source:funannotate): MSLATLDTTQHPHLTAAAATLFSAKAAKQLSFEQIANHIGRNEVATAAIFYGQAKASPEDIQSLASLLHIPAGPLEEQLSGFPDRGRSVEMPPREPLIYRLYEIVQNYGYAYKAVLNEKFGDGIMSAISFSTKVEKETDSEGNNWAVITLRGKWLPYSRF; this comes from the exons ATGTCTCTAGCCACTTTGGAT ACCACCCAGCACCCCCATCTCACGGCTGCCGCTGCCACGCTCTTCTcggccaaggccgccaagCAGCTGAGCTTCGAGCAGATCGCCAACCATATCGGGCGCAATGAAGTGGCCACCGCCGCTATCTTCTACGGCCAGGCTAAGGCCTCGCCCGAGGATATCCAGAGCCTCGCGTCCCTGCTACATATCCCCGCCGGCCCGTTGGAGGAGCAGCTGAGTGGGTTTCCAGACCGGGGCCGCTCTGTCGAGATGCCTCCGAGGGAGCCCCTGATCTACCGGCTCTATGAGATTGTGCAGAACTATGGCTATGCGTATAAGGCGGTGCTCAACGAGAAGTTTGGGGATGGGATTATGAGTgccatttccttctcgaccaaGGTTGAGAAAGAGACGGATTCCGAGGGCAATAATTGGGCCGTGATTACGCTGCGTGGGAAATG GCTGCCCTATTCGCGATTCTAG